A stretch of the Alnus glutinosa chromosome 6, dhAlnGlut1.1, whole genome shotgun sequence genome encodes the following:
- the LOC133871789 gene encoding protein PLASTID MOVEMENT IMPAIRED 1, which translates to MADEYSGRKNSNTQLLEELEALSQSLYISHTSTNRRPASLALPRSSAPSIPSADEIIPTPKVIGEIKPNNKPRRRMSLSPWRSRPKLDDENEHKDRQPERKRLDERATSSAEKKGIWNWKPVRALSHIGMQKLSCLFSVEVVAVQGLPASMNGLRLSVSVRKKETKDGAVHTMPSRVSQGAADFEETLFIRCHVYCSSGNGAKHLKFEPRLFSIYVFAVDAQELDFGRSSVDLSQLIQESVEKSYEGTRVRQWDTSFNLSGKAKGGELVLKLGFQIMEKDGGIEIYRQAEESRSDKSTKFSSSFGRKQSKTSFSVPSPRMSSRNEAWSPSQKGANTADLHGMDDLNLDEPETEPEPAAAKLKEPEIKMEDLDLPDFEVVDKGIEVQEKEEDPEKSVEERSVSSEVVKEVLHDQVHLIRLTELDSIAQQIKALESMMGEEKIVKTEEDSASQRLDADEENVTREFLQLLEEEETSKYKFNQPDEISPLQIEGAEDSTESESKVYLPDLGKGLGCVVQTRDGGYLAAMNPLDTEVERKDTPKLAMQISKPFVLQSHQSTSGVELFQKMAAMGLDELSSIILSLMPMDELMGKTAEQIAFEGIASAIIQGRNKEGASSSAARTIAAVKLMATAMSTGRKERISTGIWNVTEEPLTAEEVLAFSMQKIEAMAVEALKIQAEIAEEEAPFEVSPLNIKIVGGGGNDQNHPLASAVPLEDWIKNHSFKAGDPADITIAVVVQLRDPIRRFEAVGGPVIGLVQATAADIEVDKYDEEKRFKVRSSYVGGLKVRTSGERNAWDSEKQKLTAIQWLVAYGLGKAGKKGKIAVAKGQDLLWSISSRVMADMWLKPMRNPDVKFGK; encoded by the exons ATGGCAGATGAATACTCAGGCAGGAAGAATTCCAATACCCAGCTCTTGGAAGAACTTGAGGCGCTCAGCCAATCACTCTACATATCCCACACTTCCACCAACCGAAGACCTGCCTCCCTTGCTCTTCCTAGAAGCTCTGCTCCTTCTATCCCATCCGCTGATGAGATAATTCCCACACCTAAAGTAATCGGGGAGATCAAACCCAACAACAAACCACGAAGACGTATGTCCTTGTCTCCATGGCGTTCCCGGCCAAAGCTTGACGATGAAAACGAGCACAAGGATAGACAGCCAGAGAGGAAGAGGTTGGACGAAAGAGCAACTTCGTCAGCAGAGAAGAAGGGAATCTGGAACTGGAAGCCAGTAAGAGCTCTCTCGCATATTGGTATGCAAAAATTAAGCTGCTTATTTTCTGTCGAAGTTGTCGCTGTCCAAGGCCTTCCAGCTTCAATGAATGGCCTTCGTCTCTCTGTTAGTGTTAGAAAGAAGGAAACAAAGGACGGAGCGGTCCATACAATGCCATCAAGGGTCTCTCAGGGAGCTGCTGATTTTGAAGAGACCTTGTTTATTAGGTGTCATGTATATTGCAGTTCAGGGAATGGCGCAAAGCACTTGAAATTTGAGCCCCGTCTATTTTCGATATATGTGTTTGCTGTTGATGCTCAGGAGCTTGATTTCGGGAGAAGCTCTGTGGATTTGAGTCAACTAATTCAGGAATCGGTGGAGAAGAGCTATGAAG gtACCCGGGTTCGGCAATGGGACACAAGTTTCAATCTTTCAGGGAAGGCAAAAGGAGGAGAACTAGTTTTGAAACTGGGATTCCAGATTATGGAGAAAGATGGGGGGATTGAAATCTATAGACAGGCTGAAGAATCAAGGTCAGATAAATCTACTAAATTCTCGTCTTCTTTTGGTCGCAAGCAGTCAAAGACATCCTTTAGTGTACCTAGTCCAAGGATGTCGAGCCGTAACGAAGCTTGGAGTCCTTCACAGAAAGGAGCAAATACAGCAGATCTTCATGGAATGGATGACTTGAATCTCGATGAGCCAGAGACAGAGCCAGAGCCAGCGGCAGCAAAGTTGAAAGAACCAGAAATAAAAATGGAAGATCTCGATCTTCCTGACTTCGAAGTTGTGGATAAGGGCATTGAGGTtcaagaaaaagaggaggaTCCCGAAAAGTCGGTTGAAGAAAGATCAGTGTCAAGCGAGGTTGTCAAAGAGGTTCTGCATGATCAGGTACATCTCATAAGATTAACCGAGCTAGATTCAATTGCTCAACAAATAAAAGCTCTAGAGTCTATGATGGGCGAagaaaaaattgtcaaaacAGAGGAAGACTCTGCATCACAAAGACTCGATGCAGATGAAGAAAACGTAACGAGGGAATTTCTTCAGTtgcttgaggaagaagaaacaaGTAAATATAAATTCAATCAACCTGATGAAATTTCACCTCTCCAGATTGAAGGAGCCGAGGATTCTACAGAATCCGAGTCCAAAGTGTACCTCCCAGATCTTGGCAAGGGCTTAGGCTGCGTAGTACAAACAAGGGATGGGGGCTACTTAGCTGCCATGAATCCTCTAGATACTGAAGTTGAAAGGAAGGACACTCCAAAGCTAGCCATGCAAATATCAAAACCATTTGTTCTACAATCACATCAATCCACAAGTGGGGTTGAATTGTTTCAGAAGATGGCAGCTATGGGGCTTGATGAACTTAGCTCTATAATCTTGTCTTTGATGCCCATGGATGAACTGATGGGTAAAACTGCAGAACAAATAGCTTTTGAAGGCATTGCTTCAGCAATAATCCAAGGGAGAAACAAAGAAGGCGCTAGCTCAAGTGCGGCTCGTACAATTGCCGCAGTAAAACTCATGGCAACCGCAATGAGTACAGGCAGGAAAGAGAGAATTTCAACAGGAATTTGGAATGTGACTGAAGAGCCATTGACAGCAGAGGAGGTTCTGGCATTCTCAATGCAGAAGATTGAGGCTATGGCAGTTGAAGCTTTAAAAATTCAGGCTGAAATTGCTGAGGAAGAAGCCCCCTTCGAAGTTTCTCCACTCAACATCAAGATTGTTGGGGGTGGTGGAAATGATCAGAATCACCCCTTGGCCTCTGCTGTTCCACTTGAGGATTGGATAAAAAACCATAGCTTTAAGGCAGGTGATCCAGCAGATATCACAATAGCAGTGGTTGTCCAGCTGCGGGATCCAATTAGGCGCTTTGAGGCAGTTGGAGGACCTGTGATAGGACTTGTTCAAGCAACAGCTGCTGACATCGAAGTAGACAAGTACGATGAGGAAAAGAGATTCAAAGTAAGAAGCTCCTACGTTGGAGGTTTGAAGGTAAGGACGAGTGGGGAAAGAAACGCGTGGGATTCCGAGAAGCAGAAGCTGACTGCAATACAGTGGCTGGTTGCATATGGATTGGGAAAGGCAGGGAAGAAAGGAAAGATTGCGGTGGCAAAGGGGCAAGATTTGCTTTGGAGCATTTCCTCACGAGTAATGGCCGACATGTGGCTGAAGCCGATGAGAAATCCAGACGTGAAGTTTGGAAAGTAG
- the LOC133871809 gene encoding protein CUP-SHAPED COTYLEDON 3, which translates to MLTMEEVLRELAGQDIYEQGLPPGFRFHPTDEELITFYLASKVFNGSFCGVEIAEVDLNRCEPWELPDMARMGEREWYFFSLRDRKYPTGLRTNRATGAGYWKATGKDREVYSASSGALLGMKKTLVFYKGRAPRGEKTKWVMHEYRLDGDFSNRHACKEEWVICRIFHKTGEKKHLLLQRQSYGRLEAASSPNSVSLPPLLETQTTLLESCQFQSPMQGVQNPFLMSNQENDIKSLLNPAVSQSHLFPKNGLQPSFSPIPTTITSTPIETNKNTNTNNPSPSPSPSPSPSMLFKSLLSHQDCTPKEQLTIQKQCKTEANFSLFQAPADANLQWMDRIHPNPTQYQNPLLFEIDCGLLGLSAFASAPLADAAANDMSTSIAFNRAGF; encoded by the exons ATGTTGACAATGGAGGAGGTTCTGCGTGAGCTCGCTGGGCAAGACATATACGAGCAAGGTTTGCCGCCCGGGTTTCGTTTCCACCCAACTGACGAGGAACTCATCACCTTTTATCTCGCTTCCAAAGTGTTCAATGGGAGCTTTTGTGGCGTGGAGATTGCCGAGGTTGACCTTAACAGATGTGAGCCTTGGGAGCTtccag ATATGGCAAGGATGGGGGAGAGAGAGTGGTACTTCTTCAGCTTGAGGGACAGGAAATACCCAACCGGGTTGAGAACAAACAGGGCAACCGGAGCCGGGTACTGGAAAGCCACTGGCAAAGACAGGGAAGTCTACAGTGCGTCAAGCGGAGCCCTACTTGGGATGAAGAAGACCCTTGTTTTCTACAAGGGCAGAGCCCCACGTGGCGAGAAGACCAAGTGGGTCATGCACGAGTACCGCCTTGACGGTGACTTCTCCAATCGCCACGCGTGTAAG GAGGAATGGGTGATTTGCAGGATTTTTCACAAAACTGGGGAGAAGAAACATCTGCTTCTCCAAAGACAAAGTTATGGGCGCCTGGAAGCTGCTTCATCGCCCAACAGCGTCTCCTTGCCTCCATTGCTAGAAACCCAAACAACATTATTAGAATCATGTCAATTTCAGAGCCCAATGCAGGGTGTCCAAAATCCTTTTCTGATGAGTAACCAGGAAAATGACATCAAAAGCCTATTGAACCCAGCTGTCTCCCAATCCCACCTATTCCCAAAAAATGGGCTGCAACCCTCCTTTTCGCCCATTCCCACGACAATCACAAGCACCCCCatcgaaacaaacaaaaacacaaacaccaACAACCCATCGCCATcgccatcaccatcaccatcaccatcgATGCTCTTCAAGTCCCTGCTCTCACATCAAGATTGCACTCCTAAGGAACAGCTCACTATTCAGAAACAGTGCAAGACAGAGGCGAACTTTTCCCTTTTCCAAGCACCAGCCGATGCCAACTTGCAATGGATGGATAGGATTCACCCAAACCCAACTCAATATCAAAACCCCTTGCTTTTTGAGATTGATTGTGGCTTGTTGGGGCTCTCAGCGTTTGCTTCTGCTCCTCTTGCAGATGCTGCTGCCAATGACATGTCCACTTCAATTGCTTTCAACAGGGCCGGCTTTTAG